A genomic region of Porticoccaceae bacterium LTM1 contains the following coding sequences:
- a CDS encoding flagellin has product MPQVINTNIASLNTQRHLNSSQSSQMTSLERLSSGLRINSAKDDAAGLAISERMTSQVRGLNQATRNANDGISLAQTAEGALGEIGNNLQRIRELAVQSRNATNSATDRAALNTEAQALKAEVNRIADTTSFNGVKLLDGSFANQDFQVGANVGDTISVSSITDANTNALGSTTAVEVTNTVSANAALDGTTNSVTINTVNIGAIADGGSAAGQAANVADAINAVSDQTGVYAVVDGADLTIASNSDVTVGFTGTAAAANTGLTAGVNAATTQAGFENLDISTSAGADVAINQMDKALESVNTARAELGAVQSRFDSVIANNQTTSENLSAARSRIQDTDFAAESASLSRAQVLQQAGTAMLGQANQLPQNVLGLLR; this is encoded by the coding sequence ATGCCACAGGTAATTAATACCAACATTGCGTCACTGAATACGCAACGCCACCTGAACAGCTCCCAGTCGTCGCAGATGACTTCACTGGAACGTCTGTCTTCTGGTCTGCGTATTAACTCCGCAAAAGACGACGCCGCCGGTCTGGCGATTTCCGAGCGGATGACCTCCCAGGTTCGCGGTTTGAACCAGGCAACCCGTAACGCCAACGACGGTATCTCCCTAGCGCAAACCGCCGAGGGTGCGCTGGGTGAAATCGGTAACAACCTGCAGCGTATTCGTGAATTGGCAGTGCAGTCACGCAACGCAACCAACAGCGCAACCGACCGCGCCGCTCTGAACACCGAAGCGCAAGCGCTGAAAGCAGAAGTTAACCGTATTGCCGACACTACTTCTTTTAACGGTGTAAAACTGCTGGACGGTTCTTTTGCCAACCAGGACTTCCAGGTAGGTGCTAACGTGGGTGACACCATTTCCGTGTCTTCCATCACCGACGCTAATACTAACGCACTGGGTTCAACCACTGCTGTTGAAGTAACCAATACCGTTAGTGCTAACGCCGCTCTCGACGGTACCACCAACAGCGTGACCATCAACACTGTAAACATCGGCGCAATTGCCGACGGTGGCAGTGCTGCTGGTCAGGCTGCTAATGTTGCTGACGCAATCAACGCCGTGTCTGACCAGACTGGTGTTTACGCCGTAGTTGATGGTGCTGACCTGACTATCGCCAGTAACAGCGATGTGACTGTTGGTTTTACCGGTACTGCCGCTGCTGCAAACACTGGTTTGACTGCAGGTGTTAACGCTGCAACTACCCAAGCCGGTTTTGAAAACCTCGACATCAGTACCAGTGCTGGCGCCGATGTGGCGATTAACCAAATGGACAAAGCGCTGGAATCGGTAAACACCGCTCGCGCTGAGTTGGGTGCGGTACAGAGCCGTTTTGATTCGGTAATTGCCAACAACCAGACTACGTCAGAAAACCTGTCTGCTGCTCGTTCACGTATTCAGGATACTGACTTTGCTGCTGAATCTGCTTCGTTGTCTCGCGCACAGGTGCTGCAGCAAGCGGGTACTGCAATGCTGGGTCAGGCTAACCAGCTGCCGCAAAACGTGTTGGGTCTGTTGCGTTAA